ATCATGATCGGCGAATTCAACCTGTACGGCATTTACTTTCCCTGGCTGCTGGTGCTGGGCGTGGTCACGCTGGGCGTGGCCTGGGCCCTGCGCCGGCTGCTGGCCCGGGCCGGCCTGTACCGGCTGGTGTGGCACCCGGCGCTGTTCGACCTCGCGCTGTTCGTGGTGCTGCTTTACGGCGTCACCCTGATATCTCCCTATATTTTCCAGAGACTCGCATGAAGATCCCCAACGCCCTGCGCCCCGCCGCCATCGGCAAGTTCGCGCTGACGGCCGCCGTCGTGGCCGCCGCCGTCGCGGCCGG
The Achromobacter sp. AONIH1 DNA segment above includes these coding regions:
- a CDS encoding DUF1656 domain-containing protein gives rise to the protein MIGEFNLYGIYFPWLLVLGVVTLGVAWALRRLLARAGLYRLVWHPALFDLALFVVLLYGVTLISPYIFQRLA